GGCCGATCCAGTCGTCGGTCATCATGATGCGCCGCAGGTTGGGATGGCCTTCGAAAATGACCCCCAGCAGATCGTAGGCCTCCCGCTCGTGCCAGTTGGCACCGTCCCAGATCCCCGTCACCGAGGGCACCCGGGGGTCGTCGCGGGGCACGCGCACCTTCAGGGCCAGCTCCTCCCGCGTGCGGTGCGAGTACAGGTGGTAGAGAACCTCCATCTCGCCGCGCTCGGGCCAGTCGATGGCGCTCACAAACGACAGGTACGTCAGCCCGAATTCGGGGTCGGTGGCCAGGACGCGGCAGACGTCCAGCAGGCTGTCCCGCGGCACGTACACTCCGGGGGTCAGGTACCGGGGCGGCTGCTCGTGGGCCGGACGGCGGGCCG
This portion of the Armatimonadota bacterium genome encodes:
- a CDS encoding NADH-quinone oxidoreductase subunit C — encoded protein: MSWELAERLKARFPQVELFPRPDQPEPGVRAPGPAAEGRGADEGGAAPAPERPAVPARRPAHEQPPRYLTPGVYVPRDSLLDVCRVLATDPEFGLTYLSFVSAIDWPERGEMEVLYHLYSHRTREELALKVRVPRDDPRVPSVTGIWDGANWHEREAYDLLGVIFEGHPNLRRIMMTDDWIGHPLRKDYVYQDPPWLVEIARERQKDAEGLGLGERA